In Thermomicrobiales bacterium, a single genomic region encodes these proteins:
- a CDS encoding FAD-binding oxidoreductase: MSNETTDVVIIGGGVNGSSTAYHLARAGTSVIVVDRWEPATEPSASWASAGGVRRQGRHHAEAALATEAIDRWRTLEEELGADVRYRREGNLRVAETDAEAESTRAFVETQHANGFTDVRFVDAKEAREIAPAANDRVIGGSYSPEDGHADPAATTRAFAAAAQRHGAKYLTNTTAIELIVENNRVLGVRTSAGDILADATVVAAGAWSDALLAPLGIVLPVRMHALQMVLSTPTTPGLVKPVMGGPSYRLSLKQLPSGEFLLGGGWPGQPSADRLSYERIDESVAGNWSHGARLIPLLNELDIARSWCGLEAISIDEIPYVGRYSAVDGLSIAAGFSGHGFAIAPAVGRAVADQILGKDVPELSGLTPDRLDTMDAATVQTYITADPVRFHLAG; this comes from the coding sequence ATGAGCAATGAGACAACGGATGTCGTCATCATCGGTGGCGGTGTCAATGGCAGCTCGACCGCGTATCACCTGGCGCGGGCGGGCACGTCGGTAATCGTCGTCGATCGCTGGGAGCCGGCCACCGAGCCATCCGCCTCGTGGGCTAGCGCCGGCGGGGTCCGTCGCCAGGGCCGCCATCACGCCGAGGCTGCGCTGGCGACCGAAGCGATCGACCGCTGGCGCACGCTGGAAGAAGAGCTCGGCGCAGACGTCCGCTACCGCCGCGAGGGCAACCTCCGCGTCGCCGAGACGGACGCAGAGGCCGAGAGCACTCGCGCATTCGTCGAGACCCAGCACGCCAACGGCTTCACCGACGTGCGCTTCGTCGATGCCAAAGAAGCGCGCGAGATCGCGCCGGCCGCCAACGACCGCGTGATCGGCGGCAGTTACTCGCCCGAGGATGGCCACGCCGACCCGGCGGCCACGACCCGCGCATTCGCCGCCGCCGCCCAGCGCCACGGCGCGAAGTACCTCACCAACACAACCGCTATCGAGCTGATCGTCGAGAACAACCGCGTCCTCGGCGTGCGGACATCCGCCGGCGACATCCTCGCCGACGCGACCGTTGTCGCCGCCGGTGCCTGGAGCGACGCGCTGCTCGCACCGCTCGGCATCGTCCTGCCGGTCCGCATGCACGCGCTGCAGATGGTGCTATCGACGCCGACGACGCCCGGACTGGTCAAGCCGGTCATGGGCGGCCCCAGCTACCGGCTGTCGCTCAAGCAGTTGCCATCCGGCGAGTTCCTGCTCGGCGGTGGCTGGCCCGGCCAGCCCTCAGCCGATCGCCTCAGCTACGAGCGGATTGATGAGAGTGTCGCCGGCAACTGGTCGCACGGCGCGCGCCTGATCCCGCTGCTGAACGAGCTTGACATAGCCCGCAGCTGGTGCGGACTTGAAGCCATCAGCATCGACGAGATCCCGTACGTCGGTCGCTATTCCGCCGTCGACGGGCTCTCCATCGCCGCCGGCTTCTCCGGCCACGGCTTCGCCATCGCGCCCGCCGTCGGCCGCGCCGTGGCCGACCAGATCCTCGGCAAAGACGTCCCAGAGCTCAGCGGGCTCACGCCAGACCGCCTCGACACCATGGACGCCGCCACCGTCCAGACCTACATCACCGCCGATCCCGTCCGCTTCCACCTCGCCGGCTAG